The following are from one region of the Pseudohongiella spirulinae genome:
- a CDS encoding AI-2E family transporter, translated as MNIRSNTPLVNFAATAALVALSVYLLVVGQQLFLPLVIAIVFWFLINVLASLIVRLRLGSVTIPRPLCFLAAVLVLFAVVGIIVQFVSGSLNDLGSVARVYEANLRSFWQSLPFTAEFPAGGFSQVLTEWLDISAMITALALTFTGLAADGVLITIYVGFLLFEQGNFNQKLSALVGNPEREKRVRRIIEKVRADIQKYITIKLFTSALTGTLSYLILRLLGVNFPEVWGVLIFLLNFIPTVGSIIATIFPALIALAQSTDGIYLSLTVLILIGALQVTIGNIIEPRLMGTSLNLSPVVILFNLALWGYIWGVAGMFLCVPFLIITTIVLSHFPKTRPVAILLSSNGQVDLPED; from the coding sequence TTGAATATCAGGTCAAACACTCCGCTGGTTAATTTTGCTGCGACAGCTGCATTAGTGGCACTCAGTGTCTATTTGCTGGTGGTAGGGCAGCAACTTTTCTTACCACTGGTTATCGCCATCGTTTTCTGGTTTTTGATCAATGTGCTGGCCAGTCTGATTGTCCGCCTCAGGCTGGGTTCGGTGACTATCCCGCGACCTCTTTGTTTTCTGGCCGCTGTTCTGGTGCTATTCGCAGTTGTTGGCATCATCGTGCAGTTTGTCAGTGGCAGCCTGAATGACCTGGGCAGTGTGGCTCGCGTTTACGAGGCTAATCTGCGCAGTTTCTGGCAGTCGCTACCGTTTACTGCGGAATTCCCGGCTGGCGGATTCTCCCAGGTGTTGACTGAGTGGCTGGATATTTCTGCCATGATTACGGCGCTTGCGTTGACCTTTACAGGTTTGGCGGCTGATGGGGTGCTGATCACCATTTATGTCGGATTTCTGTTGTTTGAACAGGGTAATTTCAATCAAAAATTATCGGCTCTGGTTGGCAATCCTGAACGCGAGAAGCGGGTCAGGCGGATCATTGAAAAAGTCCGAGCGGACATTCAGAAGTATATCACCATCAAGCTTTTCACCAGCGCACTCACAGGTACGCTGAGTTACCTGATTCTGCGTCTGCTGGGCGTCAATTTTCCGGAAGTATGGGGCGTATTGATATTTTTGCTGAATTTCATTCCGACAGTCGGGTCAATTATTGCGACAATATTTCCGGCATTGATCGCCCTGGCACAGTCAACCGATGGTATCTATTTATCTCTGACAGTGCTGATTCTGATCGGTGCTCTGCAGGTGACAATTGGCAACATTATTGAGCCTCGTCTGATGGGTACGTCTCTCAATCTGAGTCCGGTTGTGATCCTGTTTAATCTTGCCCTGTGGGGATATATCTGGGGCGTCGCCGGCATGTTCCTCTGCGTGCCATTTTTGATTATCACCACGATAGTATTATCGCATTTCCCGAAAACCCGGCCAGTTGCTATTCTGCTGTCAAGTAACGGGCAGGTTGACCTGCCTGAGGACTGA